A stretch of the Solanum dulcamara chromosome 6, daSolDulc1.2, whole genome shotgun sequence genome encodes the following:
- the LOC129891266 gene encoding G-type lectin S-receptor-like serine/threonine-protein kinase At4g03230 produces the protein MKKSYSILILFVQFLCFSLNTNLSFGGNTISVNESVSSGQTIISSGGKFELGFFTPGDSRSYYIGIWYKKLYPKTVVWVANRDKPLDDGDAKLIISQGNLVLLDGFQNSIWSALAGNINPNISVTAVIRDDGNLILSDVSKASAPLLLWQSFDHPTHTFLPGAKIGYDKRTQRKQVLVSWKSLGDPAPGMYTLEMDPKHTQCVIKWNRTTEYWASGSWDGLGFSSVPQMTLNGSVYNFSYIDNENESYFTYSLYDSTIQSRFIMDVSGKFSHLSWLNGSMQWNPFWSQPRDLCEVYAKCGAFGVCHEAYATCNCLSGFKPRSDREWNSNDYSGGCVRDQKVQCNAITEDTDSLWISSIMRLPASQDTNITVGQASQCRSACFNNCSCTAYTNDGSGTCSIWTGDLFNLQQLSKSETERTIFVKLGSPEAQTKAKKSMKLKAILSSITALMFLLIGSFSYIYYKRRMAKRAVRSKGSQGAYISHWHKAEGEAKVLMNENSDEAIDVPYFHMETILAATDNFSNANKLGQGGFGPVYKGIFPGEKEIAVKTLSSHSRQGIDEFKNEVTLIAKLQHRNLVRLLGYCINATEQILLYEYMPNKSLDTFIFDETICQLLDWKKRYDIILGIARGLSYLHHDSRLRIIHRDLKTSNILLDEEMNPKISDFGLARIVEGKVTEANTKKVVGTFGYMSPEYALDGLFSIKSDVFSFGVVALEIISGRRNTGFYQSEEVLNLLGYAWKLWTEEGEIQLIDKSLLESCNKSEAIKCINVALLCVQEDPSHRPNMSDVILMLGGEGINLPTPNRPAFVIRTHTTPTNKKYIVSNNQVTITVEEGR, from the exons ATGAAGAAGAGCTATTCAATTCTGATActttttgtgcaatttttatgcTTTAGCCTCAACACCAATCTTTCCTTCGGAGGGAACACCATATCTGTGAATGAATCTGTTTCTTCAGGCCAAACAATTATCTCTTCAGGTGGGAAATTTGAGCTTGGATTCTTCACACCAGGCGACTCTCGCTCCTACTACATAGGCATATGGTACAAGAAATTATACCCGAAAACAGTAGTTTGGGTAGCAAATAGGGATAAACCACTTGATGATGGTGATGCTAAGTTGATAATTAGTCAAGGCAACCTGGTGCTTCTCGATGGATTTCAAAACTCGATTTGGTCTGCACTTGCTGGGAACATCAATCCAAATATTTCAGTAACTGCAGTTATTCGTGATGATGGAAATTTGATTTTGAGTGATGTGTCAAAGGCATCAGCGCCCTTACTACTTTGGCAAAGTTTTGATCACCCAACACACACTTTTTTGCCTGGTGCTAAGATTGGATATGATAAACGTACACAACGAAAACAGGTTCTGGTTTCATGGAAGAGTTTGGGTGATCCAGCACCAGGAATGTATACTCTGGAAATGGACCCAAAGCATACTCAATGTGTTATAAAATGGAATAGGACTACAGAGTATTGGGCAAGTGGTTCATGGGATGGCCTAGGATTCAGCTCAGTGCCTCAGATGACGTTAAACGGCTCTGTATATAATTTCAGCTATATCGACAATGAGAATGAGTCATATTTTACATATTCCCTTTACGATAGTACAATCCAATCAAGGTTCATCATGGATGTCTCTGGAAAATTTAGTCATCTGTCATGGTTGAATGGTAGCATGCAGTGGAATCCATTCTGGTCTCAACCAAGAGATCTTTGTGAGGTTTATGCTAAATGTGGGGCATTTGGAGTTTGTCATGAAGCTTATGCGACCTGCAATTGTTTGAGTGGTTTCAAGCCAAGATCAGATAGAGAATGGAATTCTAATGATTACTCTGGTGGCTGTGTAAGAGACCAAAAGGTGCAGTGTAACGCAATTACTGAAGACACAGATAGTTTATGGATAAGTTCAATTATGAGACTACCTGCTTCTCAAGATACTAATATCACAGTGGGGCAAGCCTCACAGTGTAGATCTGCATGTTTCAACAATTGCTCTTGCACTGCTTATACCAATGATGGTTCAGGTACCTGTTCTATCTGGACAGGGGATCTGTTCAATCTGCAACAACTCAGCAAAAGTGAAACAGAAAGGACTATATTTGTCAAGCTTGGCTCACCTGAAG CTCAAACTAAAGCTAAGAAATCAATGAAGCTAAAAGCAATCCTTTCGTCCATAACAGCTTTGATGTTTctactcataggcagctttagcTACATTTACTATAAAAGAAGAATGGCAAAAAGAGCAG TTAGAAGTAAAGGTTCTCAAGGGGCATATATATCTCACTGGCACAAAGCTGAAGGAGAAGCGAAAGTATTGATGAATGAAAACAGTGATGAAGCTATTGATGTTCCATACTTCCATATGGAGACCATTTTGGCTGCTACAGACAACTTCTCAAATGCAAATAAGCTTGGACAAGGAGGATTTGGTCCTGTTTACAAG GGTATCTTTCCGGGCGAAAAAGAAATTGCAGTAAAAACGTTATCAAGTCATTCAAGACAAGGCATAGATGAATTTAAGAATGAAGTGACTCTAATTGCAAAGCTCCAACATCGAAATCTGGTGAGGCTATTGGGGTATTGCATCAATGCAACGGAACAGATATTACTTTATGAATATATGCCGAATAAAAGTTTAGATACATTCATATTTG ATGAAACAATTTGTCAACTATTGGATTGGAAGAAACGTTATGACATCATATTGGGCATTGCACGGGGTCTATCTTATCTTCACCACGATTCACGACTAAGGATCATTCATAGAGATTTAAAAACGAGTAACATTTTATTAGATGAGGAGATGAACccgaaaatttcagattttggCTTGGCAAGGATTGTAGAAGGAAAAGTAACAGAAGCAAATACAAAGAAAGTAGTGGGAACCTT TGGCTATATGTCTCCTGAATATGCACTGGATGGATTGTTTTCCATCAAATCAGACGTATTCAGTTTCGGAGTAGTCGCACTTGAGATAATCAGTGGAAGAAGGAATACAGGATTTTATCAGTCAGAAGAAGTCTTAAACTTGTTGGGCTAT GCATGGAAATTGTGGACAGAAGAAGGTGAGATACAATTAATAGACAAGTCATTACTTGAATCATGCAACAAAAGTGAAGCAATAAAGTGCATAAATGTTGCGCTCCTGTGTGTACAAGAAGATCCAAGTCATCGTCCTAATATGTCAGATGTCATTTTAATGCTGGGAGGAGAAGGTATTAACCTTCCTACACCTAATAGACCAGCTTTTGTAATAAGGACGCACACTACTCCCACCAATAAGAAATACATTGTATCCAACAATCAGGTGACAATTACAGTTGAAGAAGGACGTTAG